CCAACAGAAGCTGAATGGGAATATGCAGCTGCAGCTGATGTTGGACAGAGAGAATACAACATCTATAAAGGTCAAAAGAAATACCCTTGGTCTGGAGATTATACTCGTTCTGCGAAACGTAAAAACAGAGGTGATCAATTGGCTAACTTTAAGCAAGGTAATGGTGATTATGGCGGAATTGCTGGATGGTCTGATGATGGTGCAGATATTACAAATAAGATAAAAAGCTATCCTGCTAATGATTTTGGATTATACGATATGGCAGGTAACGTAGCAGAATGGGTTGCTGACGTGTACAGACCAATAATCGATAACGAAGCAAATGATTTTAACTATTACAGAGGAAATCAATATGCTAAAAATAAAATTGGTAAAGACGGTAAATTAGAAATTATTACAAAAGATAATATCAAATATACCACTTTAAGTAATGGTAAATTAGTTGCTACAAATTTACCTGGAGAAATAGCTCAGGTTCCGGTTGATGAAAATGAAACGTATTTGAGACAGAATTTTAGCAAAAGTGATAACATAAATTATAGAGATGGAGATAAACAATCTTCAAGATACTATGATTTTGGAGACTCTGAATCAGCTGATGATGCTAAAAAAGAAACAATGTATAATTCTCCAGTACATAATGTTACAACAGATAGTTTAGGTAACATGGTAAGAAAATACGATAACTCAAGCAAAAGAACAACTTTAATAAACGATAATGCAAGAGTTTATAAAGGGGGTTCATGGAGAGACAGAGCTTACTGGTTAGATCCTGCACAAAGAAGATATTTTCCTCAGGATATGGCTACTGACTACATCGGTTTTAGATGTGCGATGTCTAGAGTAGGTGCTAAAACTGAAAGAAGAAAATCACCAAGGAATTAAATTTTAAAAATTCCAATAAAAAAAATCCAAATTCCAAAACTGACTTCAGTAAGGGATTTGGATTTTTTTATTGTTTTTTTTCTATTTTTATAATATAAATAAATGCTTATAAAATGAATATTAAAGAAATTCATAACTTATTTTTAAAATGTAAATCTCTTTCAATTGATACGCGCAAAATTGAAAAAGACTCGATGTTTTTTGCTATCAAGGGAGAAAATTTTGATGCTAATACTTTTGCTCAGGAAGCTTTAGAACGAGGGGCTTTATTTGTAATAATTGATAATCCGTCTTATTTAATTGACGAAAGAACAATTCTGGTAAAAAATAGTTTAGAAACATTACAGGAGTTGGCAAAATTTCACAGACAATATTTAAAAATTCCGATTGTTGCATTAACCGGGAGCAATGGTAAAACAACAACAAAAGAACTAATAAATGTTGTTTTGGCACAGAAATATAAAACTATGGCAACTGTTGGGAACTTAAATAACCATATTGGTGTTCCGTTAACATTATTGTCTTTTGGCAGAGAAACCGAAATTGGAATTGTAGAAATGGGTGCTAATCATAAAAAGGAAATTGAGTTTTTATGTTCAATAGCCCAGCCTGATTATGGCTATATTACAAATTTTGGTAAAGCGCATTTAGAAGGTTTTGGAGGTGTCGAAGGTGTAATTGAAGGAAAAAGCGAGATGTATAAATACTTGCTTGAAAACGATAAATTGGCCTTTGTTAATTTAGATGACGCTATTCAGATTGAAAAATCTAAAAAAATTAAATCTTTTACATTTGGATTAAATAATAGTCATGCTGATATTAATATTCTCTCAATAGAAGCAAATCCGTTTGTTTTGATTCATTATGATGATTTTTTTGTAAAATCTAATTTGATCGGTCTTTATAATGCCAACAATATTAATGCTGCCGTTGCTATTGGAAAACATTTCAAAGTTGAAAAAAATGATATTAAATCAGCAATTGAAAACTATACTCCAACCAATAATAGATCTCAGTTATTAAAAAAGGAATCATTTGAAATTATTCTGGATGCGTATAATGCTAACCCAAGCAGTATGGCTGTAGCAATAACTAATTTTTTACAATTAGATAATCCTGATAAAATAATGGTTTTAGGTGACATGTTTGAGCTTGGAAGTGAAAGCATGCAAGAGCATAAAATTATTGTTGATTCTTTAGCAAAGCAACAGAAATCTATTTGTTATTTGATTGGAAAATCGTTTTATGAAAATCGTATTTCTAAAGAAAATCTTCATTTTTTTGAAACCTTTGATAATTTTTCTGAATATTTAAAAATTAATAAACCCAAAGAATCAAGTATTATCCTGATTAAGGGATCACGTGGTATGGCATTAGAAAGAACTTTGGAATTTCTATAATATTTGGGCTTTTAATGATTCTATTAAGACCTTTAATTTGAATTTAAACTAGAATTATGGTCTTAATTGAAACATTTAGAAAATTAGCTTTATCTCTTCATGATGTTGCAGAAGAGCCTCATTTTGAAAAAAAATCTTTTCGTATAAACAAAAAAATAGTTGCGACTTTTGATGAAAAGAACAATACGGCTGTTTTAAAATTAAATGAAATTGATCAATCCGTTTTTGTGCATCAAGTGAAATTATTTTTTATCCAGTTCCGAATAAATGGGGAAAGCAAGGATGGACAATTGTAGAACTTTCAAAGGTAAGACCTGAAATGTTTGAAGGTGCTTTAATACGTTCGTATGAAAATGTCGCTTCAAAAAAGAAATAACAATCTATCTCACAATAGTTCTGAAAGTCAAATTTACTCTAGGTTTTTGTGTTGTTTTTGTTGGAGGAAGACGATGTAACCAATGCGTTTGAGTTTCATCTTTCATAACCAATAAACTTCCGTGTTCCAAAATCATAGAAACCGTTTCTTTTGTCTCTTTATGTTTGAAAGCAAATTTGCGTTCGGCACCAAAACTTACTGATCCAATTGCTCCATTTTTCTTCAAATCTTTTTCGGCATCGCTGTGCCACGCCATTCCTTCTTCGCCTGAATGATATAAATTCAGCAGGCAAGAATTAAAAGTTTCACCTGTTTTTTTTTCAATGATTTTCTTTAATTCTAAAAGTTCTGGCGTCCAGGGCAATGCTTTTTTGGTTGTATTCGAATATGTGTATTCAAATTCCTGATCGCCGTACCAGGCTACTTTTCGTTTGGTTAAAATTAATTTCCCAAAGATGATGGCTTTGTCATTTTTCCATTCGATTGTATTCAATAAAATATCACGGTAGAAATCGGCTTCTTGTCTGGAGAAGCATTTTCCATAATAATTCACCGTTCCTTCTTTTGGAAGCAGATTAGTGGTTTCGTTTATTTCAGGATTAAATAAGTCCATTTTTCCATTTTTGATATTCCAATTTCATACAATGTCCGCAAGGTCTGAAACCATTTTCTCTGGCTTCATTTTCAGATAAAAAGAAAACACGATTTTCACGTTTCATCCTTTTTCCGGAAGAGCATTTTAGAGTCCCGTAGATTTTTAGTTTTTGGTTGCCACCGAAGCAAATTTCGTCTTTTTTAATCTTATTCCGAAGATCGGAATCGGAAATTTTGTTGTGTTGAAGCATATTGTTGTGTGTTGTTTTCTGCCACGAATTCCACGAATTAAAATAATTCTATCCACATTAATTTTAGAAATAATTTGTGAATTCGTGGCGAAAAAAAATATTTACGATAAAGCATCATGAAAAATAATTCCAAGTGTGTATCGCTCCCCCGAATGAATTTCACTCACACCATGTTTAATATTCACACGATAATAGCCTTTTGTGCCTTTTACAGGCCTGAAATTGGTTGTGAAAACCAATATATCTCCTTTTTTAGGTTTTAAAACAATGGCTTTCGATTGTGCTCTTGGCGTTTGTTGCGTTAAAATAAATTCTCCTCCTGTAAATTCTTCATCAGGCTCATTTAAAAAAAGTACAATTTGAATTGGAAAATAAACATCTCCATACAAATCTTGATGCAAAGTATTGAATCCGCCTTTGCCATATTTTAAAATTAAAGCTGTTGCTTTCAGTTGGTTATTATCATGGCATTGTTTTAGTAACTCTGTGTGAGTTTTTGGAAAAACAGTATCTATATTCAAAGCTTTCATCCATGTATTGGCAATTGGGACCAGTTTTGGATAAATCGAAAAACGAAGATTCTGAATTAAATCAGGCAATGGATAATTGTAATATTTATATTCGCCCAGACCAAATCGATGACGTTCCATTACAACTGTTTTCCGATATAAATTTGGATTGTCATAATCGAATTTTAAATCTTCGCATTGTTCATTATTTAGGATATTAGGAATAATAGCAAA
The Flavobacterium flavigenum genome window above contains:
- a CDS encoding Ada metal-binding domain-containing protein translates to MLQHNKISDSDLRNKIKKDEICFGGNQKLKIYGTLKCSSGKRMKRENRVFFLSENEARENGFRPCGHCMKLEYQKWKNGLI
- a CDS encoding UDP-N-acetylmuramoyl-tripeptide--D-alanyl-D-alanine ligase; translation: MNIKEIHNLFLKCKSLSIDTRKIEKDSMFFAIKGENFDANTFAQEALERGALFVIIDNPSYLIDERTILVKNSLETLQELAKFHRQYLKIPIVALTGSNGKTTTKELINVVLAQKYKTMATVGNLNNHIGVPLTLLSFGRETEIGIVEMGANHKKEIEFLCSIAQPDYGYITNFGKAHLEGFGGVEGVIEGKSEMYKYLLENDKLAFVNLDDAIQIEKSKKIKSFTFGLNNSHADINILSIEANPFVLIHYDDFFVKSNLIGLYNANNINAAVAIGKHFKVEKNDIKSAIENYTPTNNRSQLLKKESFEIILDAYNANPSSMAVAITNFLQLDNPDKIMVLGDMFELGSESMQEHKIIVDSLAKQQKSICYLIGKSFYENRISKENLHFFETFDNFSEYLKINKPKESSIILIKGSRGMALERTLEFL
- a CDS encoding 2OG-Fe(II) oxygenase, which gives rise to MQNIQSKIASQNWENITESMHQNGFAIIPNILNNEQCEDLKFDYDNPNLYRKTVVMERHRFGLGEYKYYNYPLPDLIQNLRFSIYPKLVPIANTWMKALNIDTVFPKTHTELLKQCHDNNQLKATALILKYGKGGFNTLHQDLYGDVYFPIQIVLFLNEPDEEFTGGEFILTQQTPRAQSKAIVLKPKKGDILVFTTNFRPVKGTKGYYRVNIKHGVSEIHSGERYTLGIIFHDALS
- a CDS encoding alpha-ketoglutarate-dependent dioxygenase AlkB family protein, which gives rise to MDLFNPEINETTNLLPKEGTVNYYGKCFSRQEADFYRDILLNTIEWKNDKAIIFGKLILTKRKVAWYGDQEFEYTYSNTTKKALPWTPELLELKKIIEKKTGETFNSCLLNLYHSGEEGMAWHSDAEKDLKKNGAIGSVSFGAERKFAFKHKETKETVSMILEHGSLLVMKDETQTHWLHRLPPTKTTQKPRVNLTFRTIVR
- the gldJ gene encoding gliding motility lipoprotein GldJ, which translates into the protein MKVNKIVALQVMMSIVLMLGTASCSKKSSSSRGSRATGWDVDSQNGTAARNAGKKQQAGPGLVFVEGGTFTMGKVQDDVMHDWNNTPTQQHVQSFYMDETEVTNGMYLEYLEWLKKVFPPTEESYKNIYAGASPDTLVWRNRLGYNETMTNNYLRHPAYADYPVVGVNWIQAVEFSKWRTDRVNEAVLEKERYIKRGAKTQDVSAESLFNTEAYLASPSTSYGGSEEIVLKKSPNGRRPKKGKDGTVEEQKNVYAQRSSGIILPEYRLPTEAEWEYAAAADVGQREYNIYKGQKKYPWSGDYTRSAKRKNRGDQLANFKQGNGDYGGIAGWSDDGADITNKIKSYPANDFGLYDMAGNVAEWVADVYRPIIDNEANDFNYYRGNQYAKNKIGKDGKLEIITKDNIKYTTLSNGKLVATNLPGEIAQVPVDENETYLRQNFSKSDNINYRDGDKQSSRYYDFGDSESADDAKKETMYNSPVHNVTTDSLGNMVRKYDNSSKRTTLINDNARVYKGGSWRDRAYWLDPAQRRYFPQDMATDYIGFRCAMSRVGAKTERRKSPRN